One genomic region from Selenomonadales bacterium encodes:
- the folP gene encoding dihydropteroate synthase, translated as MNEIGCDPGGTAIMQNKALFRVIKVEGLVTKAANILKQTMLAKGGEAAVRRGTVDLSAEKTDVLLCGTLRQYQQAIAQLKVQPWGLKQLSAELHNVLNAAGGRLLRTWSWGDKQLVIEPNKTVVMGILNVTPDSFSDGGKFNSVDTALYHLEEMLEAGADIVDIGAESTRPYGGAEKVSAEEEKRRLLPILEEVLKRTTVPISIDTYKAEVADMALEAGAHIINDVWGLQYDNGEMAQVVAKHGAPIVAMHNQHEAVYSRDIISDLFMFFKKSIAIGEQAGIAKEQFILDPGIGFAKTFDHNMEIMSRLEELHGLGCPILLGTSRKRFIGEVLDLPAEERVEGTMATVATGINKGIHIVRVHDVKQVKRMVRMMDAIKQVGEKNG; from the coding sequence ATGAATGAGATCGGCTGCGATCCGGGCGGTACGGCTATCATGCAGAATAAGGCGCTGTTTCGCGTTATCAAGGTAGAGGGTCTTGTGACGAAGGCTGCAAACATATTGAAACAGACGATGCTTGCCAAAGGTGGTGAAGCGGCTGTCAGACGCGGTACGGTCGATCTGAGTGCCGAGAAGACGGATGTATTGCTCTGCGGTACTCTGCGTCAGTATCAGCAAGCGATCGCACAGCTTAAAGTGCAGCCATGGGGCTTGAAACAGCTTTCGGCCGAACTGCATAATGTGCTTAATGCGGCGGGCGGACGTCTTTTGCGTACGTGGTCATGGGGCGACAAACAGCTTGTTATCGAGCCGAATAAAACGGTCGTTATGGGAATACTGAATGTCACGCCCGATTCGTTCTCGGACGGAGGGAAGTTCAACTCGGTCGATACTGCGCTCTATCATCTTGAGGAGATGCTGGAGGCAGGGGCAGATATCGTTGATATTGGTGCTGAATCGACAAGACCGTACGGCGGTGCCGAAAAGGTATCGGCAGAAGAAGAAAAAAGAAGGCTGCTGCCGATTCTGGAAGAAGTATTGAAGCGGACGACGGTCCCGATATCGATCGATACGTATAAGGCAGAAGTTGCCGACATGGCACTTGAGGCGGGCGCGCATATCATCAACGATGTGTGGGGTCTGCAGTATGATAACGGAGAGATGGCGCAAGTCGTCGCGAAACATGGTGCTCCTATCGTCGCGATGCACAACCAACACGAAGCCGTATATTCGCGCGATATCATCTCCGACCTGTTCATGTTCTTCAAGAAAAGTATCGCTATTGGGGAGCAAGCAGGCATCGCGAAAGAACAGTTTATCCTAGATCCGGGTATCGGGTTTGCCAAGACGTTTGACCACAATATGGAGATCATGTCGCGTCTTGAAGAACTGCACGGGTTGGGCTGTCCGATCCTTCTCGGTACATCGCGCAAGCGGTTCATCGGCGAAGTGCTCGACCTGCCTGCCGAAGAGCGTGTGGAAGGCACGATGGCGACGGTGGCGACAGGTATCAATAAAGGAATACACATCGTACGTGTCCATGATGTGAAACAAGTAAAACGAATGGTGCGTATGATGGATGCGATAAAACAAGTGGGTGAGAAGAATGGATAA